From a single Accipiter gentilis chromosome 10, bAccGen1.1, whole genome shotgun sequence genomic region:
- the LOC126043975 gene encoding myosin heavy chain, skeletal muscle, adult isoform X2, which translates to MASADSEMAIFGEAAPYLRKSEKERIEAQNKPFDAKTSVFVVHPKESFVKGTIQSRESGKVTVKSEAGETLTVKEDQIFSMNPPKYDKIEDMAMMTHLHEPAVLYNLKERYAAWMIYTYSGLFCVTVNPYKWLPVYNPEVVLAYRGKKRQEAPPHIFSISDNAYQFMLTDRENQSILITGESGAGKTVNTKRVIQYFATIAASGEKKKEDQSGKMQGTLEDQIISANPLLEAFGNAKTVRNDNSSRFGKFIRIHFGATGKLASADIETYLLEKSRVTFQLKAERSYHIFYQIMSNKKPELIDMLLITTNPYDFHYVSQGEVTVPSIDDQEELMATDSAIDILGFSADEKTAIYKLTGAVMHYGNLKFKQKQREEQAEPDGTEVADKAAYLMGLNSADLLKALCYPRVKVGNEFVTKGQTVEQVNNAVGALAKAVFEKMFLWMVIRINQQLDTKQPRQYFIGVLDIAGFEIFDFNSFEQLCINFTNEKLQQFFNHHMFVLEQEEYKKEGIEWEFIDFGMDLAACIELIEKPMGIFSILEEECMFPKATDTSFKNKLYDQHLGKSSNFQKPKPAKGKAEAHFSLVHYAGTVDYNITGWLEKNKDPLNETVIGLYQKSSLKTLALLFASYGGADAGGGGKKGGKKKGSSFQTVSALFRENLNKLMANLRSTHPHFVRCIIPNETKTPGAMEHELVLHQLRCNGVLEGIRICRKGFPSRVLYADFKQRYRVLNASAIPEGQFMDSKKASEKLLGSIDVDHTQYRFGHTKVFFKAGLVGLLEEMRDEKLAEIMTMTQARCRGFLMRVEYRRMVERRDSIFCIQYNVRAFMNVKHWPWMKLFFKIKPLLKSAESEKEMANMKEEFEKTKEELAKSEAKRKELEEKMVALLQEKNDLQLQVQAEADSLADAEERCDQLIKTKIQLEAKIKEVTERAEDEEEINAELTAKKRKLEDECSELKKDIDDLELTLAKVEKEKHATENKVKNLTEEMAALDETIAKLTKEKKALQEAHQQTLDDLQVEEDKVNTLTKAKTKLEQQVDDLEGSLEQEKKLRMDLERAKRKLEGDLKLAHDSIMDLENDKQQLDEKLKKKDFEISQIQSKIEDEQALGMQLQKKIKELQARIEELEEEIEAERTSRAKAEKHRADLSRELEEISERLEEAGGVTAAQIEMNKKREAEFQKMRRDLEEATLQHEATAAALRKKHADSTAELGEQIDNLQRVKQKLEKEKSELKMEIDDLASNMESVSKAKANLEKMCRTLEDQLSEIKTKEEQNQRMINDLNTQRARLQTESGEYSRQVEEKDALISQLSRGKQGFTQQIEELKRHLEEEIKAKNALAHAVQSARHDCDLLREQYEEEQEAKGELQRALSKANSEVAQWRTKYETDAIQRTEELEEAKKKLAQRLQDAEEHVEAVNAKCASLEKTKQRLQNEVEDLMIDVERSNAACAALDKKQKNFDKILAEWKQKYEETQAELEASQKESRSLSTELFKMKNAYEESLDHLETLKRENKNLQQEISDLTEQIAEGGKAIHELEKVKKQIEQEKYELQASLEEAEASLEHEEGKILRLQLELNQVKSEIDRKIAEKDEEIDQMKRNHLRIVESMQSSLDAEIRSRNEALRLKKKMEGDLNEMEIQLSHANRVAAEAQKNLRNTQAVLKDTQIHLDDALRTQEDLKEQVAMVERRANLLQAEVEELRAALEQTERSRKVAEQELLDATERVQLLHTQNTSLINTKKKLETDIAQIQGEMEDTIQEARNAEEKAKKAITDAAMMAEELKKEQDTSAHLERMKKNLDQTVKDLQHRLDEAEQLALKGGKKQIQKLEARVRELEGEVDAEQKRSAEAVKGVRKYERRVKELTYQSEEDRKNILRLQDLVDKLQMKVKSYKRQAEEAEELSNVNLSKFRKIQHELEEAEERADIAESQVNKLRVKSREFHSKKIEEEE; encoded by the exons ATCGCGAGAACCAGTCGATCCTGATCAC CGGAGAATCTGGTGCAGGGAAGACTGTGAACACAAAGCGTGTCATCCAGTACTTTGCAACAATTGCAGCAagtggggagaagaagaaggaggaccAGTCAGGCAAAATGCAG GGAACGCTTGAGGATCAAATCATCAGCGCCAACCCACTGCTGGAGGCCTTTGGAAATGCCAAGACCGTGAGGAATGACAACTCCTCACGCTTT GGCAAATTCATCAGAATCCACTTTGGAGCTACAGGCAAACTGGCTTCTGCTGACATTGAAACTT ATCTGCTGGAGAAGTCCAGAGTCACTTTCCAGCTCAAGGCAGAAAGAAGCTACCACATATTTTATCAAATCATGTCCAACAAGAAGCCGGAGCTAATTG ACATGCTCCTCATTACCACCAACCCTTATGATTTCCACTATGTGAGTCAAGGTGAGGTCACTGTTCCCAGTATCGATGACCAGGAGGAGCTCATGGCTACAGAT AGTGCCATTGACATCCTGGGCTTCTCTGCTGATGAAAAGACTGCCATCTACAAGCTGACAGGGGCTGTCATGCACTACGGGAACCTGAAATTCAAGCAGAAACAAcgagaggagcaggcagagccggATGGCACAGAAG TGGCTGACAAGGCTGCCTACCTGATGGGCCTTAACTCAGCTGACCTGCTCAAAGCCCTGTGTTATCCCCGAGTCAAGGTTGGGAATGAATTTGTGACCAAAGGTCAAACTGTGGAACAG GTGAACAATGCAGTTGGTGCCTTGGCAAAAGCTGTCTTTGAGAAGATGTTCTTGTGGATGGTTATTCGCATCAACCAACAGCTGGATACCAAGCAACCCAGACAGTACTTCATTGGTGTCCTGGACATTGCTGGCTTTGAGATCTTTGAC TTCAACAGCTTTGAGCAGCTGTGCATCAACTTCACCAATGAGAAACTGCAACAGTTCTTCAACCACCACATGttcgtgctggagcaggaggaatacaagaaagaaggaattgaATGGGAGTTCATTGACTTTGGGATGGACTTGGCTGCCTGCATTGAGCTCATTGAGAAG CCCATGGGCATCTTCTCCATCCTGGAAGAGGAGTGCATGTTCCCCAAGGCAACTGACACCTCTTTCAAGAACAAGCTCTATGACCAGCATCTGGGCAAGTCCAGCAACTTCCAGAAGCCCAAGCCTGCCAAAGGCAAGGCTGAGGCCCACTTCTCCCTGGTGCACTATGCTGGCACAGTAGACTACAACATCACTGGCTGGTTGGAGAAGAACAAAGACCCCCTTAATGAAACTGTCATTGGGTTGTACCAGAAATCCTCCCTGAAGACACTGGCCTTACTCTTTGCCAGCTATGGTGGAGCAGAT GCTGGCGGTGGTGGCAAAAAGGGAGGCAAGAAGAAGGGTTCGTCTTTCCAGACTGTCTCAGCTCTTTTCCGT GAGAATTTAAACAAGCTGATGGCTAACCTGAGAAGTACTCACCCCCATTTTGTACGATGCATCAtcccaaatgaaacaaaaacacctG GTGCCATGGAGCATGAGCTGGTGCTGCATCAGCTGCGATGCAATGGTGTGCTGGAAGGGATCAGAATTTGCAGGAAAGGATTCCCCAGCAGAGTCCTGTATGCTGACTTCAAACAAAG atacaGAGTGCTTAATGCCAGTGCTATCCCAGAGGGACAGTTCATGGACAGCAAGAAGGCTTCAGAAAAGCTCCTTGGATCCATTGATGTAGACCACACCCAATACAGATTTGGTCACACCAAG GTGTTCTTCAAAGCTGGGCTGGTAGGTCTTCTGGAGGAGATGAGAGATGAGAAACTAGCAGAGATTATGACCATGACACAAGCCAGGTGCAGGGGCTTCCTGATGAGAGTGGAGTATCGGAGAATGGTGGAGAGGAG ggACTCCATCTTCTGTATCCAGTATAATGTTCGTGCATTCATGAATGTCAAGCACTGGCCCTGGATGAAGCTGTTCTTCAAGATCAAGCCTTTGCTGAAGAGTGCAGAATCTGAGAAGGAGATGGCCAACATGAAGGAAGAGTTTGAGAAAACCAAGGAAGAGCTTGCAAAGTCTGAGGCaaagaggaaggagctggaggagaaaatgGTAGCCCTGCTGCAGGAGAAAAATGACCTGCAGCTCCAAGTCCAGGCA GAGGCAGATAGCTTGGCTGATGCTGAGGAAAGATGTGACCAgctcatcaaaaccaaaatccagctgGAAGCCAAAATTAAGGAGGTGACTGAAAGGGCTGAAGATGAGGAGGAAATTAATGCCGAGCTGACAGCCAAGAAGAGAAAACTGGAGGATGAATgttcagagctgaagaaagataTCGATGACCTCGAGTTAACGCTGGCCAaagtggagaaggaaaagcatgcCACTGAAAACAAG GTGAAAAACCTCACAGaggagatggcagccctggacgAGACCATTGCCAAgctgacaaaagagaagaaagccctCCAAGAGGCCCATCAGCAGACACTGGATGACCTGCAGGTAGAAGAGGACAAAGTCAATACGCTGACCAAAGCTAAAAccaagctggagcagcaagtggaTGAC CTGGAAGGGTCCCTGGAGCAAGAGAAGAAACTGCGCATGGACCTTGAGAGAGCAAAGAGGAAACTTGAAGGAGACCTGAAGTTGGCCCATGACAGCATAATGGATTTGGAAAATGAtaagcagcagctggatgagaagctgaagaa GAAAGACTTTGAAATCAGCCAGATCCAGAGCAAAATTGAGGATGAGCAAGCCCTGGGCATGCAATTACAGAAGAAGATCAAGGAGCTGCAG GCTCGTATTGAGGAACTGGAGGAGGAAATTGAGGCAGAGCGAACCTCTCgggcaaaagcagagaagcatcgGGCTGACCTCTCGAGGGAGCTAGAGGAGATCAGCGAGCGCCTGGAAGAAGCAGGAGGGGTTACAGCAGCTCAGATTGAGATGAACAAGAAGCGTGAGGCAGAATTTCAGAAGATGCGCCGTGACCTCGAAGAGGCCACGCTGCAGCACGAAGCCACAGCTGCCGCCCTGCGGAAGAAGCACGCGGACAGCACAGCTGAGCTTGGGGAGCAGATCGACAACCTGCAGCgagtgaagcagaagctggagaaggagaagagtgaGCTGAAGATGGAGATTGACGACTTGGCCAGTAACATGGAGTCTGTCTCCAAAGCCAAG GCAAATCTGGAGAAGATGTGCCGCACTCTGGAGGATCAGCTGAGTGAGATTAAAACTAAGGAGGAGCAGAATCAGCGCATGATCAATGACCTCAATACTCAAAGAGCTCGTCTGCAGACAGAATCAG GTGAATATTCACGCCAGGTGGAGGAAAAAGATGCTCTGATTTCTCAGCTGTCTAGGGGCAAGCAAGGATTTACCCAACAGATTGAGGAACTCAAGAGACATctagaggaagaaataaag GCCAAGAACGCCCTGGCCCACGCTGTGCAGTCTGCTCGCCACGACTGTGACTTGCTCCGGGAACAAtatgaggaggagcaggaagccAAGGGGGAGCTGCAGCGTGCCCTGTCCAAGGCCAACAGCGAAGTGGCCCAGTGGAGAACCAAATACGAGACGGACGCTATTCAGCgcacggaggagctggaggaggccaa GAAGAAGCTGGCACAGCGCCTGCAGGATGCAGAGGAACATGTTGAAGCTGTGAATGCCAAATGTGCCTCCctggaaaagacaaagcagaggctgcagaatgAAGTGGAGGACCTAATGATTGATGTGGAGCGATCAAATGCTGCCTGCGCAGCTCTGGATAAGAAGCAGAAGAACTTTGACAAG ATCCTGGCAGAATGGAAGCAGAAGTACGAGGAAACGCAGGCTGAGCTGGAAGCCTCCCAGAAGGAGTCTCGGTCTCTCAGCACGGAGCTGTTTAAGATGAAGAATGCCTATGAGGAGTCCTTGGACCACCTGGAAACGCTGAAGCGTGAGAACAAGAACTTGCAGC AGGAGATTTCTGACCTCACGGAGCAGATTGCCGAGGGAGGAAAGGCGATTCATGAGCTGGAGAAAGTCAAGAAGCAGATTGAGCAGGAGAAATATGAACTCCAAGCCTCCCTGGAGGAAGCTGAG GCTTCCCTGGAACATGAAGAGGGGAAGATCCTGCGCCTCCAGCTTGAGCTCAACCAGGTGAAGTCTGAGATTGACAGGAAGATAGCAGAGAAAGATGAGGAAATTGACCAGATGAAGAGAAACCACCTCAGAATTGTGGAGTCCATGCAGAGCAGCCTGGATGCTGAGATCAGGAGCAGGAATGAAGCCCTGCGTCtgaagaagaagatggagggagacCTGAATGAAATGGAGATCCAGCTGAGCCATGCCAACCGCGTGGCTGCAGAGGCACAAAAGAACCTGAGAAACACACAGGCAGTGCTCAAG GATACCCAGATACACTTGGACGATGCTCTCAGGACACAGGAGGACCTGAAGGAGCAGGTGGCCATGGTGGAGCGCAGAGCAAACCTGTTGCAGGCTGAAGTTGAGGAGCTAcgggcagccctggagcagacGGAGCGGTCGAGGAAAGTGGCTGAGCAGGAGCTTCTGGATGCCACTGAACGTGTGCAGCTCCTCCATACCCAG AACACCAGCTTGATCAACACCAAGAAGAAGCTGGAAACCGACATTGCCCAAATTCAGGGTGAAATGGAGGACACGATCCAGGAAGCCCGCAATGCTGAAGAGAAGGCCAAGAAGGCCATCACAGAT GCGGCCATGatggcagaagagctgaagaaggagcaggaCACCAGCGCCCACCtggagaggatgaagaagaacCTGGACCAGACGGTGAAGGACCTGCAGCACCGTCTGGATGAAGCCGAGCAGTTGGCCCTGAAGGGAGGCAAGAAGCAAATCCAGAAGCTGGAGGCCAGA GTGCGGGAGCTGGAAGGGGAGGTTGATGCTGAGCAGAAGCGCAGCGCTGAAGCCGTGAAGGGTGTGCGCAAGTACGAGAGGAGGGTGAAGGAGCTGACCTACCAG TCTGAGGAAGACCGTAAGAATATTCTCAGGCTGCAGGATCTGGTGGACAAGCTGCAAATGAAGGTGAAATCGTACAAGAGACAAGCTGAAGAGGCC GAGGAGCTGTCCAATGTCAACCTGTCCAAGTTCCGAAAGATCCAGCACGAGCTGGAAGAAGCTGAGGAGCGGGCTGACATTGCAGAGTCGCAGGTCAACAAGCTCCGAGTGAAGAGTCGGGAGTTTCACAGCAAGAAGATagaagaggaagagtga